Sequence from the Streptomyces sp. R33 genome:
TACCCCCGGCCCCACCAGCCCCGGGAAGGGGGCGTAGAAGCGGTCGAAGAGCCGGGTCGAGGTCGACCGGTCGCTGTTCCAGCCGTGCGCGAAGACCAGCAGATCGGTGGCCTCCAGCGCCGCCACCGCGGCCTGCGAGCTCAGGTCCACGTCCCCGTCGGAGTCGAAGGTCAGCTCCGCGTACGGACCGACCCCGATCCCGCCGCTCGACGCCGTTGCATCCGACATGAGGTCCCCCTCCGGGCCGTCTCTCCGGTGCCGTCCAGCATCCTGCTGCCGCCCTTACCCGGCCAGACCTCTGTCGCCCACGGATTCACGCGGATTCACGCGGATTCACGGATACAGCAGGTACCGCCCCCGCACCGCCGCGAACCGCTCCAGCCCCACCGCCCAGTCGCCCGCGATCTCCTCGACCCCGGCCCCCGCGTCCACCATCTTCCGGACCCGGTCCGAGCCGGTCAGCTGGTCGATCCAGTGGTCCGTGCGCCACGCGAAACCGCTCCACGCCCGCTTCGCCGTCACCAGCAGCCCGATCCCGGCCCGTACCGGATCGAAGGCCGCCCGGTCGTGCACGATCAGCCGGACCCCGCCGCACACCTTCCCGGCGTGCTTGGAGAAGGTCGGCGTGAAGTAGGCCTCCCGGAACCACACCCCGGGCAGCCCCAGCGCCTCGGCCGCCTCCGCCCACCGCCGGTCCACGCCCTCCGCGCCGACCACCTCGAAGGGCGTGGTCGTCCCGCGCCCCTCCGACAGGTTGGTGCCCTCGAACAGGCAGGTGCCGGCGTACGCGAGGGCCGTGTCCGGCGTCGGCACGTTCGGGCTCGGCGGCACCCAGGGCAGTCCGGTCGCCCCGAAGAAGGAGTCCCGCCGCCACCCGGTCATCCGTACCGTGCTCAGCCTGACAGGCTGCGCGGCCAGGAACTCCCCGTTGAACAGCAGGGCCAGCTCGGCCACCGTCATCCCGTGGGCGAGCGCGATCGGCTCCCGGCCCACGCCGCTCGCGTACGCGCGCTCCAGCACGGGCCCGGCGGCCCGCCGGCCGCCCACCGGGTTCGGCCGGTCCAGTACGACCACCGCCTTGCCGGCCAGCGCGGCCGCGCGCATGCAGTCGTACAGGGTCCAGATGTAGGTGTAGAAGCGCGCCCCGACGTCCTGGATGTCGAAGACGACGGTGTCGATCCCGGCGGCCGTGAACACGTCCGCGAGCTTCTGCCCGCTCTTGCCGTACGTGTCGTACACCGGCAGCCCGGTCGCCGGATCGCGCCCGGCCGCCTCCGAGTCGCCCGCCTGCGCCGTCCCGCGGAACCCGTGTTCCGGCCCGAACACCGCCACCAGGTCCACGCGGGCGTCCGCGTGCAGTACGTCGACCAGGTGGCGGGCGTCGGCGGTGATCCCGGTGGGGTTGGTGACCACCCCGACCCGCTGCCCGGCGAGCACCGCGTAGCCGTCCGCTGCGAGCTGTTCGAAGCCCGTGCGCACCCGGTCGGCGGCTCCGGCTGCCGGGTCCGGCGGCCGTACGGGCGCCGCGCCTGCCGCCCCGAGCGTCCCCAAGGCCCCCGTCGTCCCCGCCAGTCCCAGCAGCCCCCGTCGTGACAGCGTCATCCGGCCACGCTAGGGGCCGTGCCCCTTCCACACCGACATACCGACCGGTTAGTCTGCCCGGCATCCGGCCATGAAAGGTGATCCCGTGAGCGCGTACCAGGACCAGCGAGTCGTCGTCACCGGCGCGGGCGGCGGCATCGGCGCCGCCCTCGCCCACCGCTTCGCCGCCGAGGGGGCCAGGGTCGCGGTCAACGACCTCGACGCCGCCAGGGCCGCCGCCGTGGCGGACGGGATCGGCGCCCGGGCGATCGCGGTCCCGGGCGATGCCTCGGCCGTCGTGGCCCAGGCCCGCGAGGCCCTCGGCGGACGGGTGGACGTCTACTGCGCGAACGCCGGACTCGCCTCGGGCGGCGACGCGTTCGCCGACGAGGGCGTGTGGGAGGCGGCCTGGGACACCAACGTCATGGCGCACGTCCGTGCGGCCCGGCTGCTGCTGCCCGACTGGCTGGAGCGCGGGAGCGGGCGCTTCGTGTCCACCGTCTCGGCCGCAGGGCTGCTGACCATGATCGGAGCGGCGCCGTACAGTGTCACCAAGCACGGTGCGCTCGCCTTCGCGGAGTGGCTCTCGCTGACCTACCGCCACCGCGGCGTGCAGGTCCACGCCATCTGCCCGCAGGGGGTCCGCACCGACATGCTGACGGCAGCGGGCTCGGCGGGCGACCTCGTCCTCGCGCCGACCGCGATCGAGCCGGAAGCGGTTGCGGACGCACTGTTCGACGGCATGGAGAAGGGCCGGTTCTTGATCCTCCCGCACCCGGAGGTCGCGGACTACTACGCCGCGCGCGCCACCGAACCGGACCGCTGGCTCGGCAGCATGAACCACCTCCAGCAGAAGTGGGAGACCAGGTGACCCGGCCCTCCGGCTATGCCGCCAAGCCGTGGCTCGGGCTGCTCAGCCCGGCCCAGCGCGCCCCCGTCTCCCCGCCGCCCAGCGTGCTGCACGCCTTCCGCGACGCCGTCGCCCGGGGCCCGGAGCGCACCGCGCTGGCCTACTTCGACGGCCGGCTCGGCTACGCGGAGACCGACGCGCTCTCGGACTCCGTCGCCGGCCACCTCGCGGTGCGCGGCATCCGCCGCGGGGACCGGGTCGCCGTCATGCTGCAGAACACCCCGCACTTCGTGCTCGCCGTCCTGGCCGCCTGGAAGGCCGGGGCGGTGGTCGTCCCGCTCAACCCCATGTACAAATCGGGCGAGATCGGGCACATCCTGCGCGACTCGGGGGCTTCCGCGCTGATCTGCGACGGCGGCGCGTGGACGGCGTACGTGGCCGAGGCCGTCCGCGGGACGGCCGTACGGGTCGCCCTGACCGCCTCGGACCGGGACTTCCAGACCCGGAACGACCCGCGCGTCTTCGCCCCGACGGAGCCGGGCTCCGCCACCGCGCCGGTCCCGACCGCGCCGGGCTCCGCGCCGGCGTCGGCAGGCACCGCCGGACTGATCCCGCAGCCGCGACGCCCACTGGCCGCAGCCGCCCCGTCCGGACCCGCCCGCCCCGACGCCGAAACCGCCGCCATGCCGGCCCCGGCCGCCGTCCCGGCCCCGGCCGGCGGGGTGGCCCCGGCCGACCTCACCGCCGTGGCCCGCCAGGGCCACCCCGCCCCGCCGGACCCCGGCCTCACCGCCGCCGACACCGCGCTCATCAGCTACACCTCCGGCACCAGCGGCACCCCCAAGGGCGCCATGAACCCGCACGGCGCGCTCACCCACAACGCCGTCCGGCAGGTCACCGGGCACCCGCTCCCCGAGGGCGCCGCGTACTTCGCCCTCGCGCCCCTGTTCCACATCACCGGCATGGTCTGCGAGCTCGCCGCCTGCTTCGCCAACGCCGGCACGCTCGTCCTCGCCCATCGCTTCGACGCCGGCGTCGTCCTCGATGCCTTCCTCGAGCACCGCCCCGCCTACACCGTCGGCCCGGCCACCGCCTTCATGGCCCTCGCCGCCCACCCCGAGGTCACCCCGGACCACTTCGCCTCGTTCCAGGTGATCTCCTCCGGCGGCGCCCCGCTCCCGCCCGCCCTCGTCGAACGCCTCCGCGCCGCCTTCGGCTTCTACCTGCGCAACGGCTACGGCCTCACCGAGTGCACCGCCCCCTGCGCCTCCGTGCCCGTGCACCTCGAAGCCCCGGTGGACCCCGCCTCCGGCACCCTCTCCGTGGGCCTGCCCGGCGCCGACACGCTCGTACGGATCCTGGACGAGCACGGCGGCGAGGCACCCTTCGGCGTGACCGGCGAGATAGCCGTCCGCGGACCCCAGGTCGTCCCCGGCTACTGGGGGCTGCCGGCGGACACCGCCAAGGCCTTCCCGGACGGTGAACTGCGCACCGGCGACGTCGGTTTCATGGACGCGGACGGCTGGCTCTACGTCGTCGACCGCAAGAAGGACATGATCAACGCCTCGGGGTTCAAGGTCTGGCCGCGCGAGGTCGAGGACGTGCTCTACACCCACCCCGCCGTGCGCGAGGCGGCCGTGGTCGGCGTCCCGGACCCGTACCGCGGCGAGAGCGTGAAGGCGTACGTCAGCCTGCGCCCCGGTACCTCGGTGCGGCCGGAGGAGCTGTCCGCGTACTGTGCCGCCCGCATCGCCGCGTACAAATACCCGCGGCAAGTGGAGATCCTGCCTGTTCTGCCGAAGACGACGAGTGGCAAGATCCTGCGACGGGAACTGCGCGATCGCGGCTGAAAACAGTCGTACGGTCGTACAGCAGTCGTAGAGCAGGTCGTTCTGCCGGTCGCTCTGCCGGTGGTACGGACCAGAGATCAGGGAAGGGAAGGTCGGCGCCATGGCTGCCAGGACCACGGAGCCCGAAGGCACGCACGAAACCCCGGTGCCGCAGCGGCTGCTGGCCGTCGCCACCCGGCTGTTCGCCGAGCGCGGCTACGACCGCACCTCCGTACAGGAGATCGTCGAGGCGGCCGGGGTCACCAAGGGCGCGCTCTACCACTACTTCGGATCCAAGGACGACCTGCTCCACGAGGTGTACTCGCGGATGCTGCGTCTCCAGCAGCAGCGCCTGGACGCCGTGGCCGATTCCGATGCCCCGGTCGAGGAGCGGCTGCGCGTCGCGGCCGCCGACGTGGTGGTCACCACCATCGAGAACCTCGACGACGCGGCGATCTTCTTCCGGTCGATGCACCAGCTCAGCCCGGAGAAGTTCAAGCAGGTACGGGCGGAGCGCCGGCGCTATCACGAGCGCTTCCGGGCGCTGGTCGAGGAAGGCCAGCGCACCGGAGTGTTCTCCACTGCCACGCCCGCGGACCTGGTGGTGGACTACCACTTCGGCTCCGTCCACCACCTGTCCACCTGGTACCGCACGGACGGCCCGCTCACGCCGCAGCAGGTCGCCGATCACCTCGCCGACCTGCTGCTGCGCGCGCTGCGACCGTAGGAGAGCGGTCAGTGCGTCCGGTCTCCCGTTACGGGGCGACCTTCAGCAGCTTGTTCGCCGTGCCCGGCGACGGGTTGCTCACCGCGCCCGCCGTGGCCGCGCCCGTCAGCGCCGCGGCCGTCTGCGCCGGGGTCGAGGACGGGTGGGCGGCCAGGTAGACCGCCGCGGCGCCCACCACGTGCGGGGTGGCCATGGACGTGCCCGAGATGGTCTTCGTACCGGTGTCGCTGTCGTTCCAGGCGGACGTGATGTCCGAACCCGGCGCGTACAGGTCGACCACGGAGCCGAAGTTGGAGAACGAGGACTGTTCGTCGTCGATGGTGCTCGACGCGACGGTGA
This genomic interval carries:
- a CDS encoding exo-beta-N-acetylmuramidase NamZ domain-containing protein; the encoded protein is MTLSRRGLLGLAGTTGALGTLGAAGAAPVRPPDPAAGAADRVRTGFEQLAADGYAVLAGQRVGVVTNPTGITADARHLVDVLHADARVDLVAVFGPEHGFRGTAQAGDSEAAGRDPATGLPVYDTYGKSGQKLADVFTAAGIDTVVFDIQDVGARFYTYIWTLYDCMRAAALAGKAVVVLDRPNPVGGRRAAGPVLERAYASGVGREPIALAHGMTVAELALLFNGEFLAAQPVRLSTVRMTGWRRDSFFGATGLPWVPPSPNVPTPDTALAYAGTCLFEGTNLSEGRGTTTPFEVVGAEGVDRRWAEAAEALGLPGVWFREAYFTPTFSKHAGKVCGGVRLIVHDRAAFDPVRAGIGLLVTAKRAWSGFAWRTDHWIDQLTGSDRVRKMVDAGAGVEEIAGDWAVGLERFAAVRGRYLLYP
- a CDS encoding SDR family oxidoreductase, whose product is MKGDPVSAYQDQRVVVTGAGGGIGAALAHRFAAEGARVAVNDLDAARAAAVADGIGARAIAVPGDASAVVAQAREALGGRVDVYCANAGLASGGDAFADEGVWEAAWDTNVMAHVRAARLLLPDWLERGSGRFVSTVSAAGLLTMIGAAPYSVTKHGALAFAEWLSLTYRHRGVQVHAICPQGVRTDMLTAAGSAGDLVLAPTAIEPEAVADALFDGMEKGRFLILPHPEVADYYAARATEPDRWLGSMNHLQQKWETR
- a CDS encoding AMP-binding protein is translated as MTRPSGYAAKPWLGLLSPAQRAPVSPPPSVLHAFRDAVARGPERTALAYFDGRLGYAETDALSDSVAGHLAVRGIRRGDRVAVMLQNTPHFVLAVLAAWKAGAVVVPLNPMYKSGEIGHILRDSGASALICDGGAWTAYVAEAVRGTAVRVALTASDRDFQTRNDPRVFAPTEPGSATAPVPTAPGSAPASAGTAGLIPQPRRPLAAAAPSGPARPDAETAAMPAPAAVPAPAGGVAPADLTAVARQGHPAPPDPGLTAADTALISYTSGTSGTPKGAMNPHGALTHNAVRQVTGHPLPEGAAYFALAPLFHITGMVCELAACFANAGTLVLAHRFDAGVVLDAFLEHRPAYTVGPATAFMALAAHPEVTPDHFASFQVISSGGAPLPPALVERLRAAFGFYLRNGYGLTECTAPCASVPVHLEAPVDPASGTLSVGLPGADTLVRILDEHGGEAPFGVTGEIAVRGPQVVPGYWGLPADTAKAFPDGELRTGDVGFMDADGWLYVVDRKKDMINASGFKVWPREVEDVLYTHPAVREAAVVGVPDPYRGESVKAYVSLRPGTSVRPEELSAYCAARIAAYKYPRQVEILPVLPKTTSGKILRRELRDRG
- a CDS encoding TetR/AcrR family transcriptional regulator, which translates into the protein MAARTTEPEGTHETPVPQRLLAVATRLFAERGYDRTSVQEIVEAAGVTKGALYHYFGSKDDLLHEVYSRMLRLQQQRLDAVADSDAPVEERLRVAAADVVVTTIENLDDAAIFFRSMHQLSPEKFKQVRAERRRYHERFRALVEEGQRTGVFSTATPADLVVDYHFGSVHHLSTWYRTDGPLTPQQVADHLADLLLRALRP